A single genomic interval of Spinacia oleracea cultivar Varoflay chromosome 6, BTI_SOV_V1, whole genome shotgun sequence harbors:
- the LOC110787672 gene encoding methylsterol monooxygenase 2-2 yields the protein MASLLESGWQYLVTHFSDFQLACVGSFILHESVFFLSGLPFILLERGGYLSKYKIQAKNNPPEAQQKCITRLLLYHFCVNLPVMLLSYPVFRAMGMRSSLPLPSWKEVVPQIVFYFILEDFVFYWGHRILHTKWLYQHVHSVHHEYATPFGLTSEYAHPAEILFLGFATIVGPAITGPHLFTLWLWMVLRVLETVEAHCGYHFPWSPSNFIPLYGGSDFHDYHHRLLFTKSGNYSSTFMYMDWIFGTDNGYRTLKALKTAEADGKKM from the exons ATGGCGTCGCTCCTTGAATCTGGATGGCAG TATTTGGTCACTCATTTCAGCGACTTTCAATTGGCTTGCGTTGGAAGTTTCATCCTTCACGAGAGTGTCTTCTTCTTATCTGGACTCCCTTTTATATTGCTTGAGAGGGGAGGATACCTTAGCAAATACAAGATTCAG GCGAAAAATAACCCACCTGAGGCTCAACAGAAATGCATCACACGCTTACTGTTGTACCACTTTTGTGTGAATCTGCCGGTGATGCTCTTATCGTATCCTGTCTTTAGAGCTATGGGGATGCGAAGTAGCCTACCCCTGCCATCCTG GAAAGAAGTGGTACCTCAGAtagtattttatttcattcttgAAGATTTTGTGTTTTACTGGGGACACAGGATATTGCATACAAAGTGGCTTTACCAGCATGTTCACAGTGTCCACCATGA GTATGCTACGCCATTTGGACTGACTTCTGAATATGCTCATCCTGCTGAGATACTATTCCTTGGCTTTGCGACAATTGTCGGACCTGCTATTACAGGTCCCCATTTGTTTACTCTCTGGTTGTGGATGGTCCTTAGAGTGCTTGAGACCGTTGAGGCACACTGTGGCTATCACtttccttggagcccatcaAACTTCATTCCGTTATATGGAGG TTCCGATTTTCATGACTATCATCACCGCTTGTTGTTTACAAAGTCTGGGAACTACTCATCAACATTTATGTACATGGACTG